The proteins below come from a single Chryseobacterium sp. MA9 genomic window:
- a CDS encoding aminoacyl-histidine dipeptidase, with protein MELSNIEPQIIWKNFSKLNAVPRPSKKEEKVIAFIKGFGEDLGLETTVDEVGNVIIKKPATAGMENRKSIVLQSHLDMVCQKNNDVNFDFETEGIKMEIDGDWVKAKGTTLGADNGLGVATIMSILESSDIPHPALEALFTIDEETGMTGALGLKPGQLTGQILLNLDTEEDDEIDIGCAGGVDVTITQNYAAEAPKGQIVRIEVKGLQGGHSGMDIHKGFGNANIILGRLLYSGLENQNIELVSIDSGGLRNAIPREGVAIISVRNAQEFIENITILKKDILEEFATVEPGIQINIENSTSSDKAISEGDSKKVILTLKALHNGVYRMSPDVADLVEASNNVARVELKGGELKILNLTRSSVDSSKYSVAEQLKSVAELAGMNVEFSGSYPGWKPKPGSEIVQLMEKLYTEKFSEKPHVVACHAGLECGIIGANYPEMEMVSFGPTIRGAHSPDEKANIPSAQKFWSFLKDILANIPQK; from the coding sequence ATGGAATTATCTAATATAGAACCGCAGATCATCTGGAAAAATTTCTCCAAATTAAATGCTGTTCCAAGGCCTTCAAAAAAAGAGGAAAAAGTAATTGCTTTCATCAAAGGGTTTGGTGAAGATTTAGGACTTGAAACTACTGTAGATGAAGTAGGAAATGTTATCATTAAAAAACCTGCGACTGCAGGAATGGAGAACCGTAAGTCTATCGTGCTTCAATCGCACCTTGACATGGTTTGCCAGAAAAACAACGATGTTAACTTTGATTTTGAAACTGAGGGAATCAAAATGGAAATTGACGGTGATTGGGTAAAGGCAAAAGGTACTACTCTGGGAGCAGACAATGGTTTGGGAGTAGCAACTATTATGTCTATCCTTGAAAGCTCAGATATTCCACACCCTGCATTGGAAGCTCTTTTCACTATTGATGAAGAGACAGGAATGACAGGTGCTTTAGGATTAAAACCAGGCCAGCTTACAGGACAAATTCTATTGAACCTTGATACTGAAGAGGATGATGAGATTGATATTGGCTGTGCAGGAGGTGTTGACGTAACAATCACTCAAAACTATGCTGCAGAAGCTCCAAAAGGACAAATTGTAAGAATTGAAGTAAAAGGTCTTCAGGGAGGACACTCCGGAATGGATATTCATAAAGGTTTCGGAAATGCAAATATCATTTTGGGAAGGCTCCTTTACAGCGGACTGGAAAACCAGAATATTGAATTGGTTTCTATCGACAGCGGAGGTCTGAGAAATGCGATTCCAAGAGAAGGTGTAGCCATTATTTCTGTGAGAAATGCTCAGGAATTTATAGAAAATATAACTATTCTTAAGAAAGATATCTTAGAAGAATTTGCGACTGTAGAGCCGGGAATTCAGATCAATATTGAGAATTCCACGTCTTCTGACAAAGCAATTTCAGAAGGAGATTCTAAAAAGGTAATACTTACTTTAAAAGCCCTTCACAACGGAGTATACAGAATGAGCCCGGACGTGGCTGATCTTGTAGAAGCTTCCAACAATGTAGCAAGAGTGGAACTGAAAGGCGGAGAACTTAAAATTTTAAATCTTACGAGATCTTCTGTAGATTCTTCAAAATATTCAGTGGCAGAACAATTGAAATCTGTAGCAGAATTGGCTGGAATGAATGTTGAATTCAGTGGTTCATACCCTGGATGGAAGCCAAAACCAGGTTCAGAAATCGTACAGCTGATGGAGAAGCTTTATACAGAGAAGTTCAGTGAAAAACCTCATGTAGTAGCTTGCCACGCAGGTCTTGAGTGTGGTATCATCGGTGCCAACTATCCAGAAATGGAAATGGTAAGTTTTGGGCCAACCATCAGAGGAGCCCACTCTCCTGATGAAAAAGCGAACATTCCTTCAGCACAAAAATTCTGGAGCTTCCTAAAAGATATTTTAGCGAATATTCCTCAGAAATAG
- the recR gene encoding recombination mediator RecR — MDYPSKVLAKAVDEISGLPGIGRKTALRLALHLLKQPNSRAVSLGNSLINLVNEIKYCKECHNFSDFDICEICSNEKRNGELICIVEDVRDVIAIENTGKYTGKYLILGGKISPMEGVGPGQLNISSIEKKLNEGKVKEFIFALSATMEGDTTAYYIYKKFKSFNVNFSSIARGISVGDELEYADEISLGRSIINRLPYNEKD, encoded by the coding sequence ATGGATTACCCAAGTAAAGTATTGGCAAAAGCGGTAGATGAGATTTCGGGATTGCCCGGGATTGGAAGAAAAACGGCTTTGAGGTTAGCACTACATTTGTTGAAACAGCCTAATTCCAGAGCTGTAAGTCTTGGAAATTCCCTGATTAACCTTGTCAATGAAATAAAATACTGTAAAGAATGTCATAATTTTTCAGATTTTGACATCTGTGAAATATGCAGTAACGAAAAGAGAAATGGTGAACTGATCTGCATCGTTGAAGATGTACGGGATGTGATTGCTATTGAGAATACCGGAAAATACACGGGCAAGTATCTGATCCTTGGCGGGAAAATTTCTCCAATGGAAGGAGTAGGCCCTGGGCAGTTAAATATTTCAAGTATTGAAAAGAAGTTGAATGAGGGAAAGGTGAAGGAATTTATTTTTGCCTTGAGTGCTACCATGGAAGGAGATACAACAGCATATTACATTTACAAGAAATTTAAAAGTTTCAATGTGAATTTTTCAAGTATTGCAAGAGGAATTTCAGTAGGAGATGAATTGGAATATGCTGATGAAATTTCTCTAGGAAGATCCATTATCAATAGGCTGCCATACAACGAAAAGGATTAA
- a CDS encoding glycosyltransferase family 2 protein, producing the protein MNMELSVIIVNYNVGQLLKSCLLSLQKYIQEIDYEVIVIDNASTDNSWRDLIPEFPNVHFIASETNGGFSKANNQAIQTAKGEYILLLNPDTELEGFYMKELLDFADAQPSFGCLGVRMHDSEGNFLPESKRSVPDMFNSFEKLFTNFKKNNSKSYYRNDIEENAVAEVEVMTGAFLLAKKDVYEKIGGLDEAYFMYGEDIDLCYTFLRNGYKNFYYGKVSILHHKGESTIKNEVYLNRFYGAMQIFIDKYYKESKPVQYSFLKAGLKLRHKIEKIKLK; encoded by the coding sequence ATTAATATGGAGCTGTCTGTTATTATTGTTAATTATAATGTTGGCCAATTGCTCAAAAGCTGCCTCCTGTCACTTCAGAAATATATACAGGAGATAGACTATGAAGTGATTGTTATTGATAATGCTTCTACAGACAATTCCTGGAGAGATCTTATTCCTGAGTTTCCCAACGTACACTTTATTGCTTCTGAAACAAACGGTGGTTTTTCAAAAGCCAATAATCAGGCGATCCAAACAGCGAAAGGAGAGTATATTTTACTTTTGAATCCTGATACTGAATTGGAAGGGTTTTATATGAAGGAACTCCTGGATTTTGCAGACGCTCAGCCTTCATTCGGATGTCTGGGAGTGAGGATGCATGATTCAGAAGGGAATTTTCTTCCTGAAAGTAAGCGTTCTGTTCCGGATATGTTTAACTCTTTTGAAAAACTGTTTACGAATTTCAAAAAGAATAATTCTAAGTCTTATTACAGAAATGATATTGAAGAAAATGCGGTTGCTGAAGTAGAAGTAATGACAGGCGCTTTTTTACTGGCTAAAAAAGATGTTTATGAAAAAATAGGAGGGCTGGATGAAGCTTACTTTATGTATGGAGAAGATATTGATCTTTGCTATACATTCTTAAGAAACGGCTACAAAAACTTCTATTATGGTAAAGTTTCAATTCTTCATCACAAAGGAGAAAGCACCATTAAGAATGAAGTATATCTCAACAGGTTTTATGGAGCTATGCAGATCTTTATTGATAAATATTATAAAGAATCAAAGCCTGTACAATATTCATTTTTAAAGGCAGGACTGAAGTTGCGCCATAAGATTGAAAAGATCAAGCTAAAATAA
- the secG gene encoding preprotein translocase subunit SecG, with protein MDTIFTLLMVLVMVASVLLVIIVMAQNPKGGGLSSTFGGASSAQFGVQRTNDFMEKATWTLGGTIIVLILLSVVITGKPSQVAPTQKQPVKKEAPAKQTAPASSTTTPVKAPAAPAK; from the coding sequence ATGGATACTATATTTACACTATTGATGGTTCTTGTTATGGTTGCCAGCGTTTTATTGGTAATTATCGTTATGGCACAAAACCCAAAAGGAGGAGGCCTTTCCAGTACATTCGGAGGTGCATCATCTGCACAGTTCGGAGTACAGAGAACCAATGATTTCATGGAAAAAGCAACATGGACTCTAGGCGGAACTATCATCGTTCTTATCCTTTTAAGCGTTGTTATTACAGGAAAGCCTTCTCAGGTAGCTCCTACACAGAAACAACCAGTGAAGAAAGAAGCTCCTGCAAAACAGACAGCTCCTGCTTCTTCTACAACAACTCCGGTAAAAGCTCCTGCAGCACCGGCAAAATAA
- a CDS encoding pitrilysin family protein, whose amino-acid sequence MKKQLTYIAAAFFFTGMVSAQKIDLNAMPKPGPTPAINIAKPKTFQLSNGLTVMVVENNKLPRVSASLSMDRPPYNEGAVTGVSEIMAEQFENGTTNISKDDFNKKVDYLGANLNFSSGGASANSLSKYFPEVLGLMADAIINPKFSAEEIQSSKERAIEGLKSEEKNASSIAERVSNALMYGKNTSRGEFETIESINKIQLADVQNIYKKYYAPDNAYLVIVGDVKFDQVKPLIEKAFSGWKKANTPVAQLEPASNVAKTEINVVDVPSAVQSVVSLNNLNNLKMKDANYFPATIANYILGGGGEARLFMNLREKNGFTYGAYSSMVASKYSPQFSASASVRNEVTDKAVKEFMNELNAISTVKPEELANAKAKLKGSFIMSLEQPATIARFALNQKVQDLPADFYTNYLKSIDKVTAADVANAVKATILPNQSRIFIAGKASDISEGLEKLGYPVKYFDKEANPVTKPATQKVDASVTIGSVADKYINAIGGLAAVQKVTSITTDATTKIQGMDMTMKLIQAKGGKMAMDMKMMGNTVQKIIFDGKDGYMEAQGQKMPLNEKQKAEMSNPELFPELTFAKSAEYKLAGIEKYNNEDSYVVKGTKDTYYYSVKTGLKTGEVKAGEGGSIPTSYADYKDVSGVKLPFTIIQNMGGMDINLAVKSYLINQAKDSDFK is encoded by the coding sequence ATGAAAAAGCAATTAACATATATAGCTGCAGCATTTTTCTTTACGGGAATGGTTTCAGCACAAAAAATAGATCTTAATGCAATGCCGAAGCCGGGACCTACTCCTGCCATTAACATTGCTAAGCCAAAAACTTTCCAGCTAAGCAACGGTCTTACGGTAATGGTGGTTGAGAACAACAAACTTCCAAGAGTAAGCGCAAGCCTTTCTATGGACAGACCTCCGTACAACGAAGGAGCTGTAACCGGAGTAAGCGAAATTATGGCTGAACAGTTCGAAAACGGAACAACCAATATCAGCAAAGATGATTTCAACAAAAAAGTGGATTATCTTGGAGCGAATCTTAATTTCTCTTCAGGAGGTGCTTCTGCCAATTCACTTTCAAAATATTTCCCTGAAGTTTTAGGCTTAATGGCGGATGCAATTATCAATCCTAAATTCTCTGCTGAAGAAATTCAAAGTTCTAAAGAAAGAGCTATCGAAGGATTAAAGTCTGAGGAAAAAAATGCATCTTCTATTGCGGAAAGAGTTTCCAACGCTTTGATGTATGGAAAAAATACTTCAAGAGGTGAGTTTGAAACCATTGAGTCTATCAACAAAATCCAGCTTGCTGACGTTCAGAATATTTACAAAAAATACTACGCTCCGGACAATGCTTATTTAGTTATTGTAGGAGACGTAAAATTTGATCAGGTAAAACCTTTGATCGAGAAAGCTTTCAGTGGCTGGAAAAAAGCGAACACTCCTGTTGCACAGTTAGAACCGGCTTCTAATGTTGCTAAAACAGAAATCAATGTAGTGGATGTTCCTTCTGCAGTACAGTCTGTTGTTTCATTAAACAACCTGAACAACCTGAAGATGAAGGATGCCAACTATTTCCCTGCAACAATCGCTAACTACATTCTTGGTGGTGGTGGTGAAGCAAGACTTTTCATGAACCTTCGTGAGAAAAACGGATTTACTTACGGTGCGTATTCTAGTATGGTTGCCAGCAAGTATTCTCCACAATTCTCTGCAAGTGCGAGCGTAAGAAACGAAGTTACAGACAAAGCCGTTAAAGAATTCATGAATGAACTTAACGCTATTTCTACTGTGAAGCCGGAAGAACTGGCCAATGCTAAAGCTAAGCTGAAAGGATCTTTCATCATGTCTTTGGAACAGCCGGCTACTATTGCAAGATTTGCTTTAAATCAAAAAGTTCAGGACCTTCCTGCTGATTTCTACACCAATTACTTAAAGTCTATCGATAAAGTAACCGCTGCAGATGTTGCAAATGCTGTAAAAGCTACTATTTTACCTAACCAAAGCAGAATTTTCATTGCAGGTAAAGCATCTGATATTTCTGAAGGATTGGAAAAACTAGGCTACCCTGTAAAATATTTCGATAAGGAAGCAAATCCGGTCACTAAACCTGCTACACAGAAAGTAGATGCAAGTGTTACCATTGGCTCTGTTGCTGATAAATACATCAACGCGATCGGAGGTCTTGCTGCTGTTCAGAAAGTAACTTCTATCACGACAGATGCTACTACAAAAATCCAGGGTATGGATATGACGATGAAACTGATCCAGGCTAAAGGAGGAAAAATGGCAATGGATATGAAAATGATGGGAAATACCGTACAAAAAATCATTTTTGATGGGAAAGACGGATACATGGAAGCTCAGGGACAAAAAATGCCTCTCAATGAAAAACAGAAAGCTGAAATGTCAAATCCGGAACTTTTCCCTGAACTTACTTTTGCTAAAAGTGCAGAATACAAACTGGCAGGAATCGAAAAGTATAATAACGAAGACTCTTACGTAGTAAAAGGAACTAAAGACACTTACTATTACAGTGTAAAAACTGGCCTTAAGACAGGTGAAGTGAAAGCTGGAGAAGGTGGATCTATTCCTACAAGCTATGCAGACTACAAAGATGTTTCAGGAGTGAAACTTCCGTTTACCATCATCCAGAATATGGGTGGAATGGATATCAACCTGGCTGTAAAATCTTACCTGATCAATCAGGCTAAAGATTCAGATTTCAAATAG
- a CDS encoding pitrilysin family protein — protein MKKRLLSAAAVAFFGLMLNAQQIKFEEYDLPNGLHVILHQDNSAPVVTTGVMYHVGAKDEVKGRTGFAHFFEHLLFEGTPNIKRGDWFKIVSSNGGQNNANTTNDRTYYYETFPSNNEQLGLWMEAERMRHAVINQIGVDTQREVVKEEKRLRMDNQPYGNLFTTIQKNLFTNHPYNWPTIGSMEDLNSAKLEEFQAFYKKYYVPNNATLVVAGDIKPEQTKKWIETYYGGIPKGTLYPKDFPKDTPITQEKEVTATDPNIQLPAYVFAYRTPANKEKDAYVLDMLSSYLSSGKSSVLYKKLVDQDKKALQVAAFNQGLEDYSIFAFFAIPMGQTTKQALQTDIDAEIKKLQTTLISEDDYQKLQNQYENQFVNANSSIQGIAASLATNHVLMGDTNLINKEIDIYRSITRQDLQNAAKKYLNSNQRIIINYVPEKK, from the coding sequence ATGAAAAAGCGACTTCTTTCTGCTGCTGCCGTAGCTTTCTTCGGGCTAATGCTGAATGCACAGCAAATCAAATTCGAAGAGTATGACCTTCCCAATGGTCTTCACGTAATTCTTCATCAGGATAATTCGGCGCCGGTTGTAACGACAGGTGTAATGTACCACGTAGGTGCAAAAGATGAAGTAAAAGGCAGAACAGGTTTTGCTCACTTCTTTGAGCACCTTTTATTCGAAGGAACTCCTAACATCAAGAGAGGAGACTGGTTCAAGATTGTTTCTTCAAACGGAGGACAGAACAACGCCAACACTACCAATGACAGAACTTATTACTATGAAACATTTCCTTCCAACAACGAACAGCTTGGACTTTGGATGGAGGCTGAAAGAATGCGTCATGCTGTCATCAACCAGATTGGTGTAGATACCCAGAGAGAGGTTGTAAAAGAAGAAAAAAGATTAAGAATGGATAACCAGCCTTATGGAAATCTTTTCACAACGATTCAGAAAAATTTATTTACCAATCACCCATACAACTGGCCTACAATTGGTTCTATGGAAGATCTGAACTCTGCTAAATTAGAAGAATTCCAGGCGTTCTACAAAAAATATTACGTTCCGAATAACGCTACTTTGGTTGTTGCAGGAGACATCAAACCTGAGCAGACTAAAAAATGGATCGAAACCTACTACGGAGGAATTCCAAAAGGAACATTATATCCAAAAGACTTCCCGAAAGATACTCCTATCACTCAGGAAAAGGAAGTTACTGCAACAGATCCGAACATTCAGCTTCCGGCTTATGTTTTCGCGTACAGAACTCCGGCTAACAAAGAGAAAGATGCTTATGTTTTAGATATGCTTTCTTCTTATTTAAGCAGTGGTAAATCTTCAGTTTTATATAAAAAATTAGTAGATCAGGATAAAAAAGCGCTTCAGGTAGCTGCTTTCAACCAAGGGCTTGAAGATTACAGTATTTTTGCATTCTTCGCGATCCCAATGGGACAGACTACAAAACAGGCTTTGCAGACTGACATTGATGCCGAGATCAAAAAGCTTCAGACTACGTTAATCTCTGAAGACGATTATCAAAAACTTCAAAACCAGTATGAAAACCAGTTTGTAAACGCCAACTCAAGTATTCAGGGAATTGCTGCTTCATTGGCAACCAACCACGTATTGATGGGGGACACGAATTTGATCAACAAAGAAATCGACATTTACAGATCTATCACAAGACAGGATCTTCAGAATGCTGCTAAAAAGTATCTTAATTCTAACCAAAGAATAATCATTAACTACGTACCTGAGAAAAAGTAA